The nucleotide sequence TAATTGATTTGGGAAACCCAGTCTGATTGATTCTTGACATGACCGTTACACCATTTGTCTGAAAGTTTACTGAGGGTGGCAGCAGTCAATCAGGGGTTCTGATACGAATGGATCTAAGCCAACGGATGGCAGGCGTAATAATGTCTGCCAACGGCTGTTCAATGAGGGATCATCCGGTTTTGTCCGTCGTGCTTCTGCCAGGGTTGATAGAGCGTCGTACCAGACCAGTTCTTTAGCATAGAGATCACTGCGTTGTAAGGGGGTTGCCTGCTCAATTTGCTTCATGATTGAGGGATTCAGGGCAACTCGTTCTACCCAGCCAGATACAAAGGCGGGGGCATCGTTCTTGCGGCAGTACACTTCAAAGTACCAGGTGTAGGATTTGCCCGGTTCAAGGGCTGGGGCAGCCGCAGGCAGCGTCAGACCAACAACGCCAGGGGACAGGACTGATCCGGCTATTTCCGCCTCATACACATCCTGATCTGCCTCATCTCGCAGGACCAATTTGATCAGGGTTGTTGGACTGAGGTGATAGGGAACATAAACCCAGAAACTGGGATGGGTTTGCGTTGTCTTGCCACCGCTCTCAGCGGCGATCGGTGCCAGGGCAGTCAGTGGTTTTGGGGTTTGTGGACAGCCGCCCCGACTCGCGCCACCAGTACTTCTGCGAGGGCGTCCCTTACTGCTGAAATTCTGTGCCCATCCGGGCAAACTGCAATTCGCTATACCCAGGCAAATGATTAGCATCACACAGATGAACGACCTGGCATAAAGATAGGGTTTGATTGGTGTCATTCTTGAAGTCATTGCCATCACCCATTGAAGGTTAGATTTTAGATTTCAGAGCAATCACACTACCGCCTGTGCCCACCAGTACCAGTGCTGCCGGAATCAGTGGCACCCATCCTGCCTGGAGCAGGATTAAAAAGCAACATCCATACAGGGCACCACCGGCAACCACCACGCCAGCCAGTATCAGTCTGATCCGTGAGACCATTGACAGCCCCACAATACCAGTGACCATACCCCACGCCCAGATCCAGAGGACATCTCCCCACTGGGGCAAATACCAGAAAATTGGTCTACCATTGAGCACGGCACTGAGGATCTGGCTGACCATGTGGGCGTGGATCTCGACCCCAGATTTTTCACCATAGGGGGTCAGGTGATAGTCTCTGAACGTAGGAGCAATGGTGCCAATTAAAATGATGCGATCGCGCACCAATGCTGCCAGTTCTCCATCCATTGAGCCATTGAGAATTTTGGTCAGGGAAATTTGACGGGCAATGGGTTGGGCTGCCCGGTAATTGAGTAGCACTTCATAGCCACCCAAACCGGGCTGATGGTACCCTCCCGTATGGGCTTCCAGACTGGGAAACACCTGGTTACCAATGTACAATCTGGTATCCACCAGCCGGGAGGGGAGATTGCGACGTGCCAAGTAACGCTGTGCCAGCAAATAACTGAAGGATTGGCTGGTCTGGCAGTCTGCATCGGAAGCCATCCCAATCGTGTGGCGACGAATTTTATCATCGGGATCGAGGGGTAAGTTCGCAAAACCAATTTGTTCCAGAGGTACCTCAGGTGGTGGTTTAATTGGGGGTGCCTTGTCCCCATTGCCAATGGTACAGACTGCAATCAAATGTTGTAGGAGGGACTTGAGTTCTGGCTGATCGGAGGCAAGGGGGCGATCGCGGTAAATATCCAATCCAATTGCGATCGGTTGATGGAGTGCCAGTTTCTTCAGCAATTGATGCAGTGCTGTATCTGACAATGATCCCTGCCGTTGCATTCCCTGTTTATCTTGATAGTGCAGATCAAATTCATCGATGGTGATCAACAGTAAGCGATCGTCCGGTGGTTCGGTGGGGCGTAGTCGCATCAGATGGTCAAATGCCAGTAACTCCAGCGGTTGCAGCCAGCCTAGAAACCGCAAACCCATGACTAAACTGGTGACCAGCCAACTGGTTAACAGGACAAATCGCCAGGATTTCCAGGGTGGTGATTGAGTCAGGATTGCGGGCTGACTTTCAGGTAGAGTTCCACTCACTTCTGGATCAGCATTCTCAGCCACCGCCGCAGACAATTCTTCTCTGTTTCCCAGTAATCCCTGCCAGGAGAGGGAGCAGTCCAGGGAGTGTTGAAAAATGACGGGTAGCCAACTGGCACAGGGAAATTTTCCTTCCAATCCTTGCAGTTGCTCCCGTGCCTGCCGCGTTGCCAGATAGAGCGGTTCCCCCTGAACTAAAGCATCCAGAAAATAGTGCAAAAATTCCTGAGCCACCGGGTCGGGAACGGGTTCCCGCATCACAATCAACTGGGGTAAGTGGAGGTGTTCCAGTTCCTGCGCCAATCCCAAACCATCGCAAGAGTTGAAAATTGCCAGTTGCAATCCCTGGCTGATTGCCCGTCGTAAACCATACTTCAACTCTTCCAGGGTCAAACTCTCCTGGGGATTGATGTAAAGACGACCCGCTTCCCCTTCAGTCTGGCTGTGTCCGGCAAAGAATAGAATGTCCCAGGGGTGTTGCCACAGGTGTTGATTAAGTTGTTGTCTGGGTGGTTCCACCAGAAAGGTTACGGCGGCATTGGGTAGTTGCTGCAATCGGTTGCGATCGGCTGCCACATTGATGCCAGTACAATTTCCCAAAATCGCCAGAATTCTCACTTTGCCATCCGGGATTGCTGTTCTGCTTGAACGAAGGCGCTGAACGGTCAAACAACTCAAGCTAATTTCTATCCGGGTGTAATGCTCTAACAAATTCCACAAATGCCAGGGTAGCCGACGCACATTCCAGTCCTGGGTGCGAACCACCATGTGCACTGGCTCATGCAGGTTAAGATTTTCTCGCAGGCACCGATCCACCCGGCGAAATTCCTCTGCATCCAGCCACCGATTGAAGCGATCGCGCAATGCCCGCGCTGTTTGCTGACAACTTTCCTGCCAGTTCACCGACCCGCCGTAGATGATTTCCTGGGGAATAATCCGACCAGGAATGCCGAGACTGCGGTATGCCTGCTGCCACTGATCCAGCAATAACACCAGTGCCGGGTCCGGGGGTAGCATTGCCATCTGTTCCAGCGATGGGCGATCGCCCTCAATGCCAATCTCCAGAGTAACTCGAAACCCTTGCTGTTCCAGATCGCCATCTAACTTCAGAACGACTAATTTTCCGGGGATAAGCACACTGATAGTCCTCTCGCATTGGCTGAAGCATGGCTCAGAGAACAAAGGCTTCCGTAATGCTCTGTTTGCCAGATATGATTTGAATACTAAATTTTTCACCTGGCATTCCTTTGAATTTCAACTGAATGATTTCAGTATTGCGGGATTGGGCCTGCATCACAGCAATTCCAGTTTCATCTAAAACCAGAAGTTCCAATTCCGGTGGCAGATAGGTTTGATTACCCGTTGGAAAAATCCTTACCCAGATGTCCATACTCGATTCATCAACAGGCCGTAGCCCTACCACAAGTGCCAGTGGTGCATCATCTGACCATCGTTTCAAATCCAGTAGTTTTCCTCGTGTGGCAGGCAGATCCAGCCCCTGCAATGACTCACCACTTCGGAAGCTCCAGGCAGGTTGTGGTTCCCCCAATAGTTGATCGATGGTTTGCCATCCCATTTCCACCACCCCCTGCAACCATCGCCGCAACTCTACGGGTTGACGAATGGATTCCGCTGGCTCTACAGGACACAGGTCATCCAGCAATTCGGCCAGCGATCGCAGGTGTTGCAAAGCAATCTCTGAACCGATTACCGCAGGCACAAAGCCCAGCAAAGTAGCTTCACTGAGTTCCTGGTTGAATTGCACTGCTACGTAGCCCAGGCGATCGCTCCTCACTTCTGGGGGCACATAACAACTTTCTGCCCCTGGCAGCACCGGGCGACATTCCAGCTTGCCCCGATGGCGAATGACTAAATCCGCCGTATCCGCCAATGCCTGCATCGCCCCATTCCAGCTATCACTGGCGGCTAAATCAGTTTCAATCCCAAACCAGCTCAGGTAAGACTGCACTGCCTGCACCGCCAGCGTATTCAGATACACCTGTTTAGCTTTTTGCGGATTAGGTTGCTGCTGGCGAAACTGGTTCGCAATCTGGTGAGCCTTTAAGGTCAATGGCATGGTGAACACAGCACTCTCTCTGGTAAACGGCATCATGGTTAAACTCTCCTTTCCAGGAGATTACGATAAATAGGCTTTTAACTGTGGAGCAAACCGGATGAGACACCGCTGGTAAAAGCTACTCAGCGTTGGGATGGCAATCCCCAACTCGTCTGAAAGTTCCTGCCAGGAGTAGCCTGCCAGCCGTTTAATGGCAAGAAATTGAAAGTTTGCCTGTGGGTGGCGGTCGATGTGCGATCGCTGAAACAAACCATCTGGATCGTCCTCCAAACACTGCAAAACCTGTTGAGAAGGCAATGGCATCAGTTGCGGATTAACCTCGCTGGGATTGTTCCGATCCAGATCATCTAACGTTAGTCGCTTTACTCCTCTCGGTAGTGTCGCAAAAACTTCCCGACTCGCCTCAATGAAAAACTGCCGATTGAGTAAAAAGTTTGCCCATTGCAGCACCTCTCCGCGATCAGGTTGATAGCGGTCAATCTTGTCGCAAATATGGGCAAATAATCGCTGCACCGCTTCGGCATAAATTTCCTCATACAATCCCTGGAACTGCTCTCGCCGGGGGCGGGCAAGCCTGCGCGATCGCTCAATCCCACCAATCAATTGAGCCAGTGCCCGTTGCCGTTCTCGACTTTTAGGCGGCTGTTGTTGAGCGGCGATCGCGAGTTGCTTTAACTGGCGATCAATAACATCAGTCGATGCCTCATCCGGTTCATTCATAAGGGGGCAGAGTTGATGAATTCAGTGAGCGTTACCGATTCCCACAAGAGTGCATCCGTAACCCTCATTGGGTTCTTGCATTCTGGAACCCATTTTTATGCAAAGCTGAGAAACTTGCTGAAATAACTTGGGTAACCACCCAACTTTGAATTTAGGGAACAACGGACTGCCCATAAACAAACTTACCAAAGCAGCAAGAACCAGAATTCCTTGTTTTCTGAGAGTAGAGAGATAGCCAGGAATGCGGCAGAACATGTTCCCGTCCTTGCCGTATCCGCATCCCCATTTCATCAAAGTGTTTTACCGTTGCCCGCTGTAAGTGAGTCTCAATTGCCCTGCTAATGGGTTTAATGGCCTCGTGATTCAGAACAGCCGATTGAATATCTGGAACGATCTGATTCACTCGATCCCCCTGACAAGGGTGACAAATCTCCCTTTAGTTTGCTCCAGCGTCTCTGGCTGTTAATGAACTGACTTTTCCCACAGGCTTCTAACGATGTTGTTGGGTCAGATGCCGCCGAGCAGCACGCACTTGCGCGCCACATTCCACCTGCCATCCCGTGAGAAATGATTCGAACTCCGGCCACTCCTGAGTTCATTGAGTTTCAGGTTTGGGGACGAAGGGGGTGTGCCCCCAAACCCCCACTATCTTATGGAGAATTACGCCTACCTACTTGGTAGCAAGAGAGGGTAAACAATCCGTATTTCTACGAGTAAGCTTTGCTAACTTCTTAAAGTTTTATTTTTAGACCAAAATTCTCAACTGAACAATAATTCCAAAAAGTCGTAAAATTATCAGCCAAACAACGGTTTTTTTAATGGTTGGTTGCCATGATAAGGCACCAGAAGAGCCTTGGATCCGGCATTTGATCAAAACTTAAAAATCTTCCAGCCAGGTAAAACCTGTATTTCTACTGTACTGACTACCCAGTTTTTCAGTGATATTAGTTACATAAGTAGGGTTCTCCCCCATGCCCACCTAATATCACTGTATTTTTTTCTCCTGAGCAACTCAGAAATCGCTGCATTCCTATCGTCAAAACTACCATGGTCACTTTTAACTTCAGCTACGTACCAGGTACGACTCTTGAACAAATGGTCGGCTTTGAAACCGCTGGCCGTATTTGGTCGTCCTACCTAAAGGATGATGTCACCATCAATCTGCATGTTGGCGTCAGCAGTGATTTGCCGACGGGTGCCATTGGCGGTGCCTTACCAGGGATTCATGCTAACCAGCGCTATGAAAACTGGCGAATCCAATTGGCGAATGATCGCACCTCTGCTGATGACCAGAGCGCATTCTTGCATCAACAAGATGATCCTGACAAATTCACAGCGTTAATCAATGGCTACAAGGTCGATAACAACGAGACCTTGAACATGACCCGTGCTAATGCCAAAGCTCTGGGCATGTTACCTGCTCAGGATACAGCTCTAGATGGCTATATCGTGTTTGGTAGCTTGTCGTGGCGCTCTCTCTACTCCTGGAGCTATGACTATACTTTAGGCCCTGACTCTAGCCAAGCATTGGATTTTTTAAGTACGGCTGTTCATGAAATTGGTCATGTTCTGGGGTTCGTGAGTGGGATTGATAAGCCCGGTTGGCTGACCCAGGTTATAGACTACTATGCATCAGCGAGCGACTTTTATGCCTCATTGACGGGTCAACTCGGCCATGCGACTCCCCTTGATATGTTCCGGTTCTCGGCTGAAAGTCGGAGGCAGGCTGGCTCCGGTGATAGCTGGATCGACCTGTCGGTCCGTGGCAATCCTTATTTTTCAGTGGATGGTGGCTGGAGTAGTGTCGGCCAGTTTTCTACTGGCAAAGAGATGCGGAGGCTAGGCGGTGATGGCTACCAAGCAAGCCACTGGAAGAAAGGAACGTTGGGTGTGATGAACCCAACTCTGGCTCCGGGCAGCCGGATGCTGGTTTCGGGTATCGACCTGCGAGCAATGGATGTGATCGGGTGGGATCTGGCTCCCAATGCGATGAATCTTAATCTTGATTTATCGGCTTTGGTTGAGCAATCACGACAGGCGTTAGCGGATCGGTTAGGAAAGCCAGTGGATTGGCTGACAAACCATGCCAATGTTGCCAGCCAACAACTGACGCAGGATCTTTCCAGAGAGCTGGAAATCATGGTGGAAAATAGTCAGGTCTACGAGTGGGGAGTGCGGATTCAGTTCGGAGGCTATCGCCAGGTGATTGAGATGATGAGCCGCCAGGAAATTTACACAAGCTTCCAGACCCTGGACTCTGAGGGGCTTTCTACTTCCTGGGAGCAGGGGTCTTCTCCGGTGAACCTGGCGGAGGCGATCGCAGATTTCTCTGGCAAAATCACCAGTCGGCAGGGAGTCAAGCCCATGAATTGGCTACAGCAAATTTCGATGAGTGGCATTGAGTTTGATAAATTCACAAGTCGATTGATTCGTCAACTCGTTCGGGCGATCGCGTTTCAACCCGTCAGTGATGCTGCTGCATCTACAGCATCTTTCACTTCCACCTTTGAGAACCTGGCCTTTTCAGGCAACCAACTGCTAAAGGTTGAAAAAATGCAGCCGACATTCTTGAATTGGCAAACCTACTATTACGGCAAATCTGTAGAGTCTCCTTTCAGCGAGGTCTTCCAGGAAGTCGTTGATAACCAATTCTTTGAACCATGGCTGAATGGCTTTCAAATGATCTAGCCAACAGCCTCTCAGCCTGGCTCTCTGGGCTTGGAGTAAGAACAGGAAAACAGCCTCTTGCTCTTGTTGACAAGAGGCCTATCAATGTCCAGAAGTTCCCAGCTTAAAACTACCAGGTCAAGTTCAGATCCAAACTTGCTGTTTCTTATAAGTAGAATTTGTTTTTAGACTGAATCAGGGCTTAAACTTTCAGTTGATGATGGTTGAGGAATTAACTACTACGGCTCACAAGCGACTCACATGTACAAAGAGTAAAGATAGATTTCCTGAACCAATGAATAGACTGCAACCAGTACAGAGCATTGACTTCTCCCGGCTACTTTTGTCTTCGCTATTCGCTGGGATGATGGTTTCCCACATCGCCCCCGTGTCTGCCCAGATTATCCCAGATGCGACACTTCCAAACCCTTCTAGTGTTCCTGCAGGATGTACGGCTTGTACCATCGAAGGCGGCACAGTTCGAGGTAGTAACTGGTTTCATAGCTTTAGCCAGTTTTCAATACCAACGGGTGGAGAAGCCTTCTTTAACAATGCGGATCCAGCCATTCAAAATATCATCGCCAGAGTGACGGGGGGTTCTGCTTCCAGCATTGATGGGGTGCTTCGTGCAAACGGCACAGCAAACTTGTTTTTGCTCAATCCCAGTGGCATTGTTTTTGGGCCTAATGCTCAACTCAATCTAGGAGGATCGTTCATTGCTAGCACCGCCGATCGCCTCCTTTTTGCAGATGGTACTGAGTTTAGTGCTGTTAACCCCACGGTGTCTCCGCTACTGACGGTGAGTGTCCCTCTGGGGCTGCAATATGGCTCTGATCCTGGACCGATTGAAGTGCAGGGACCGGGTAATAACCTGTTTGTTGCAACGGATCCCTTTGAAATTGTGCGAGCATTTCGACCTCCTGGCCTGCAAGTGCAGCCTGGGCAAACCCTGGCGCTTGTAGGAGGCAACCTATTTTTGCCAGGCGGCAATCTCACAGCAGAAGGTGGCAGAATTGAGCTGGGAAGTGTAACTGGCGGCACAGTGTCCCTGGTGCCAACCAATCCAGGTTGGGCTGTGAGTTATCAAGGCGCGGCAGGCTTTGGTGAGATTCGTCTGACGCAGGCCGCTTCTGCCGATGTAAGTGGTGATAGCGGGGGCACCGTTCAAGTCCAGGGGCGCCGTGTCAGTCTCGCTGAGGGTTCCTCGTTGTTAACCCTGACGACCGGCTCAGGCAGGGGTGGGCAACTGACTATCCGCGCCACTGAGTCGGTTGAGGTTTCCGGTTTTTCCACGGATCCCGTTTTTGGCCCGCTGTTTCCCAGTAGTTTGTTGGCTGAAGTCGATTTAGGCGCAACTGGACAGGGAGGAGATGTTACCATCACCACTGGGCAATTACTCCTAACCGATGGAGCAAAAGTATCTGTTAGTACTTCTGGCCCCGGTCCAGGCGGAAACCTTCAGATCCAGGCAGAAACGATAGAACTGGCGAGAAGTTCGCTCTTTTTTGGCCCAAGTCAACTGGCAGCAGATGCAGGCAATCCGGATAGTGGGCAGGGTGGAAGTATTAAGGTCGGTGCTAACCAGATAAGGCTGGGTGGTGGCGGTTGGATAACTGCGATCGCTGAAGGGACTGGTAATGCAGGGACAATTCGTCTGAGTGCTGAGGCGATTGATTTGACAGGCGGCAGCGTGGATGACTTGCCAGCGCTGATTACAACCCAGGTGGCTCCGGATAGTAGCGGCAACGGTGGGGAGATTTGGCTCCAGGCCAATCGTCTCAAAGTGTCGGATGGGGCGCAAGTTTCTACCTCAACCTTTGGTGCTGGTAATGCGGGGCGGCTTCAGATTTTTGCTCAAGACATAGAAGTAATCGGAGGCGCAGTTCAAGGCCCATCTGCATTACTTTCTACGGTTGAACCGGGTGCAACAGGTCAGGGCGGCAATCTGGAAATTACCACTGGCCGCTTGCGGGTGGCCGATGGTGCCCAGGTGGCTTCCGATACTCTGGGAGAGGGAAAGGCCGGTGATTTGCTTGTCAATGCCCGAATCGTTGAGTTAGCGGGTTTTAGTCTCCAGGGTAGTAGTGGCTTGTTTGCTGGAGCACTGATTGGCTCTGGGGCAGGAGGGGATGTGCGTGTCACAGCCGATCGCCTGGTCATTCGAGATGGGGCAACAATTAGTGTCAGTAATTTCCCAAGCCGCGACCTGAGTATTCCAGCAGGCACAGGCTCCGTTGGCAATATCCAAATCAATTCCAGGTTTGTTCAGCTCGATGGTGAGAGTAGCCTGACTGCCGCCAGTGCTGGCGGTGATAAGGGGAATATTTTTGTGAATGCTCAGGTGATTGAGTTGCGCCGCGGTAGTTCAATTTCTACTAATGCGCTGGGCACGGCAACGGGTGGTAATATTTCTATCAACACAGATTTTTTGGTGGCTGTGAAGGAAGAAAACAGTGACATCACAGCAAATGCCGTGAGCAATTTTGGTGGGCGGGTTGTGATTGAAGCTATCAGTATTTTGGGTCTTGAGTTTCGGCCTCAATTAACGCCTTTTAGTGACATTACGGCCTCTTCTGATCTGGGGCCATTGTTTAGTGGGGTTGTCGAAATTCGCACTCCGGATAGCGACCCAAGTCGGGGTATAACGTCCCTTCCCAGCGGATTAACAGATGCCAGCGATCTTATTGCGGCTACTTGCGAACGGGCACCGGGTAATACCTTTTTAGTCGTTGGACGGGGTGGGCTACCCACCGACGCCAGTCAACCGTTGCGAGGCAGTTCTGTCTGGTCAGATTTGCGGTTAAGCGCAATTTCTCGTCAATCAGGTCAGAACACTGGCCCGTCGAAGCTATCTCCTACAGTCCAATCATCAGGCACCCGAAAGCCTCCTGAACCAATTGTAGAAGCCCAAAGATGGGTGAAAGATGAGAAAGGGCAGATCTTTCTGGTCACCCAAGTATCTCAAACTTCTGGAGTTGGCCAGTGGGATACGGTGATTGATTGTGCGACTCACCGCTCAGCCCTGCCAAGTTCTTCTGACAACAATCTGCAACAGCGGACAACCGTGGGGGGAGCTATCAGACAATGAAGCAGCCGAAGCATCAAAAAAAGTGGAAGATGCCGCATTTCAACTACTGGCTAGCGCTACTTAGCTTTTGCCTGGTGCTTTTGGTTCATCCAGTCCTTGCAGCGGAGCGCCCGACGAAAGTTTCTTTAACCACCCTTGATTCACCTTCTCCATTGAGTCAGCAGACTCAGGATGCAGCCCAACTGCTGGAAACAGGCCGACAGCGTTACGAGGCTGGGCAATTGGCTGACTCTGTCAGGGCATTTCAACAAGCGGCGGAAGCCTATGGGACACAGGCAGATCCTCTGAATCAGGCATTGAGCTTGAGTTATTTATCCCTGGCGGCTCAAGCTCTGGGAGACTGGCAGCAGGCAGAAGACAGCGTTGCCACCAGTCGTAAGTTAATCAATGCCTTACCACCGGGCGATCGCGATCGCACAAAAGTATTAGCCCAAGTGCTAAATACCCAGGGAAAGCTGCAACTGGCTCAAGGAAAGGCTGAAGCCGCACTGACAACCTGGCAAGCGGCTGAGCAGGCCTATGCTCAAATCAATGATGGGGTTGGTGTAATTGGTAGCCGCATTAACCAGGCCCAGGCCCTACAAAGTCTGGGAATGTACCATCGGGCACAGAATCTCTTAAAGCGGATTAACCAGCAACTCAATGACCAGCCACCTTCTGCGCTCAAAGTTGTCGGTTTGCGCAATTTGGGTGAAGTGTTGCAGGTGACTGGCGATCTGACCAATGCCCAGACGGCCTTAGAAGAAAGTTTGAGGCTGGCTCAACAACTAAATTTGCCTGAAGAGACCAGTGCTGCCCTGTTTAGCTTGGGTAATGCTCAACGGGCTGTCCAGGATCGTCAAGCTGCCTTGCAATCTTACCAGCAAGCAGCGGCAACAGCTTCTAGCAAAATGACACGTCTGGAAGCTCAGGTCAATCAGCTCAGTTTGCTGATTGATTTGGAAGATTGGTCAGCCGTTGAGGCGCTACTACGGCAACTGGAGCCTCAACTTGTCAATCTTTCCCCCAGTCGCACCGGTATTGATATCCAAGTGAATTGGGCTGCCAGTGCTCTGCGTGGCCATCGGCAACAGACCCATGGAAACTTGCCGCCCTTGCGAGAAATTGCGACTCGTCTGGCGACTGCCGTCAAACAGGCCCGGTTGCTTCAAGATCCTCGAGCAGAATCTTTTGCGCTGGGATATCTGGGGCATCTATATGAGCAAACGCAGCAATGGTCAGAGGCCAAAAAGCTGACTCAGCAGGCCTTGCAGTTAGCTCAAACCATTGATGCTACGGATATTGCCTATCGCTGGAGCTGGCAGCTAGGCCGGATTTATAGGCAAATGGGCGATCGCGCCGCCGCCATTGCGGCCTACTCTGAATCGGTGCAACTTCTGAAAGCACTACGCCGAGATCTAGTTGCCATGAGTGAGGCAGTGCAGTTTTCCTTCCAAGAGACGATTGACCCTGCCCATCGAGAACTAGTCGAGTTATTGGTGGAATCTCCAACTCCCGCACAAGCCGATGTGCAAACCGCCAGAAGTGTGATTGAAGCACTACAGCAGGCAGAGTTAGAGAGTTTTCTTCGCTCTGCCTGCCTAGAGCAAGCGATCTCAAATATTGAGACCGCCGATCCGTCAGCAGCTATTATTTATCCAATCTTTTTGAAGGAGAAATTTGTTGTTATTAGCTCCATACCTGGTCAACCCCTTAGTTTTTACTCCATACCGCTAGCCAAAACAAAACTTGAAGCCGTTTTAGAGCAGGCTCTGGTATCACTTAATCCCATCTATGATGATCAAGAGCGTCTGCACCTGTTTGGAGAGATCTATAACTGGCTGATTCGACCAATAGAAACCTCACTGGCCAAGAGTAAGGTCAAAACTCTGGTCTTTGTACTAGAGGGAAAGT is from Leptothermofonsia sichuanensis E412 and encodes:
- a CDS encoding CHAT domain-containing protein, producing MSQQTQDAAQLLETGRQRYEAGQLADSVRAFQQAAEAYGTQADPLNQALSLSYLSLAAQALGDWQQAEDSVATSRKLINALPPGDRDRTKVLAQVLNTQGKLQLAQGKAEAALTTWQAAEQAYAQINDGVGVIGSRINQAQALQSLGMYHRAQNLLKRINQQLNDQPPSALKVVGLRNLGEVLQVTGDLTNAQTALEESLRLAQQLNLPEETSAALFSLGNAQRAVQDRQAALQSYQQAAATASSKMTRLEAQVNQLSLLIDLEDWSAVEALLRQLEPQLVNLSPSRTGIDIQVNWAASALRGHRQQTHGNLPPLREIATRLATAVKQARLLQDPRAESFALGYLGHLYEQTQQWSEAKKLTQQALQLAQTIDATDIAYRWSWQLGRIYRQMGDRAAAIAAYSESVQLLKALRRDLVAMSEAVQFSFQETIDPAHRELVELLVESPTPAQADVQTARSVIEALQQAELESFLRSACLEQAISNIETADPSAAIIYPIFLKEKFVVISSIPGQPLSFYSIPLAKTKLEAVLEQALVSLNPIYDDQERLHLFGEIYNWLIRPIETSLAKSKVKTLVFVLEGKLRNLPMAALYDGQHYLIENYSVAVTPGLQLLGPQTPLQKTDMRALVGALTEPRQGFVALPGVAVEAQGIAAQLTVTKLLNQSFTQAQLQTQLQTSNLPIVHLATHGQFSSNLDKTFILTWDDRLTVDGIRKSLKLRLETSQRSIELLVLSACETAEGDDRAALGLAGLAVRSGARSTLASLWSVNDASTAELMVKFYQALKQADTSKAEALRQSQLALLRSSEYQHPFYWAAFILIGNWL